In Raphanus sativus cultivar WK10039 unplaced genomic scaffold, ASM80110v3 Scaffold1267, whole genome shotgun sequence, the genomic stretch CTGGATTCCGAGTTAGAAAGCTGAAGTCGAATATCTCCTACGAAGATATTTACTAGCTAATACATGTTCGGATATTCAACTCGAATATACATGCTACTAAACCATATGTTCTCGGATTAAATCGCAAATGTCATATAATATTACTGATTTCTGGTTTAACGTTGTTTTCTAAAGATAACAAATGTGGAATCTCCAACTAGAAAATCAAGAATGATTCCGAAAAGCATCCATATGATTAGAAACTGAAAATTGGGTGATTAGATGCGACTCAGCAAATGagaaaaatattaatgtaaTGATTTGTTAATTGCAGCTTCAATCAATTGAATATATTTGCGGGCCGTAATGATTATCATCTAGCAGACGAAAACCAATCCAATGATTAACCAAATTGAAATATCAAATTGGCTTATATCCTATCCTGAAACTTTGCTTCATGTTCATCGTTATTTCAGCCAATGTGACAAGTTGCTCGCTCTCTTATTTGCATGTGCTTGTCCACTTGTTATTATCTTTCAAAAAGCACACACTTCTATGCTGAAGCGAAGTAGAGTAATTTTCATAAGGTTCAATATAATATTCAgggaaaataatataataataaatattctgATTTTCAacttagtttttatatttaagaacAAGGAAATTTTTGCTGGAGGACTTGATGAAACTAGTTGCATTGCATGTGATAAAGTGAAGTAAGTCAAACAACTTGGCATGGAAAAAGACTCAATAAATGCCCTTAAATTACTGAAATGCTATTAGAcgttatttgaaaattttcattacTATAAATAGAAGCAATCATCACCACCTTTCTTCATCTCAAAGCattgaggagaatacccaaaaaaaaaactttcattgAGATATTTCGTTTAGCATCTTTGGTCCTATAgcaaaaaataactaagatgGGGTTGAGCCGTATTGCGATCACAAATGCAGCAAAACAGATAATGAAGCTACACTCACTGGGAAACAAAAACcgaacatcatcatcatcattggaTAATGTCCCTAAAGGGCATGTGGCAGTGTACGTAGGAGAACAGattgagaaggagaagaagagattcgtTGTTCCAATATCGTTTCTGAATCATCCTTCCTTCAGAGAGTTTCTTAGTCGAGCAGAGGAAGAGTTTGGATTCAATCATCCAATGGGAGGCTTGACCATTCCTTGCAGAGAAGAAATGTTTCTTGATCTCATTTCTTCTCGGTTACAATAATGTTTATGCCTCGTAGGAGAAATGTATCTATAGACTATATAAATCTTGAAAAGTTGTTCTAGGGATTGATGATGCATCTCTTCATTATCTTCTTCCCATGTATTATTTTTCAATCATGGAGAATTGTAATAACTGATAtacgaatatattttttttgtcaacagctGATATATGAATATTAACTCTATATATGagtattaaataattttgaaatggaAAATATATCAATCTCATATTTGGTTATCTCTAAAAAGTGAAATAGACAAGTTTCCCAAGTCCTGAAAAGAATCATTTACcatttatatatgaataaatacAAACTTACAGATATACATACCAACTGCTTTACCATGCAATTAACTTCCTGTCGATATGCAGCATCCTCATGCAGAAGAGTAATGAAGCAAAGTATGAATGTTCCACCTTTCTGCTGTGATTCTGGAGGAATGTGATGTATGTTGTACTGAGTATCTCGTTgcgtgtaaaaaaaaaaactctcggAGGTAAGGATCAAAATGAGAGAAGCCTCTTCTCAGTTCTCACTCAAGTGAGAGGTTCCCTAGTCGAATGCTGCGTTGCTGGCGAGTGATTTGGTTTCCCAATGGAACTTGTGATGATCTTAAGTCCCCTGGCTTTGTAGAGAAGGGTGAATCAAGCTTTGGTTGAAACCAGTTCTTTAAAGCAACACCATTGATTCTTAATCTATCATCCTTTCTATGATAAGGTATCCCCAACCTTCTCAACAGCGCAGAAATCTCTTGTCCAACTCTGTCAACACAAGGGGATGTTCTTCAGATGGTAAAACATCATCTCTGCATAATTTTTAAGTATTAAAAAATAGGATGCTCTGAGTTTACCTTCCTGCAAGGTCAATTGTCTTCTCTCCTTGATCAGGAGTCGTTATCTCCTTCTCTTCCATGGAAATTATCAAATT encodes the following:
- the LOC108843089 gene encoding auxin-responsive protein SAUR21; this encodes MGLSRIAITNAAKQIMKLHSLGNKNRTSSSSLDNVPKGHVAVYVGEQIEKEKKRFVVPISFLNHPSFREFLSRAEEEFGFNHPMGGLTIPCREEMFLDLISSRLQ